A stretch of the Lolium perenne isolate Kyuss_39 chromosome 3, Kyuss_2.0, whole genome shotgun sequence genome encodes the following:
- the LOC127327097 gene encoding probable phosphoinositide phosphatase SAC9, translating to MLRTKSARGSTSAVVVVLDTNEVYIVVSLSTAGDTQVICVDPTTGALHYRGKRGEDLFDSEAAALNHITNGSRFLSKSTTYAKAVLGYAVLGSYALLLVATQLSATVPGLPGGGCIYTVVESQWIKIQLQNPQAQGNGELKNVKELADLDIDGKYYFCETRDVTRPFPSRMTLREPDEEFVWNGWLSRPFKDIGLPGHCVILLQGFAECRSFGGTGQQGGLVALLARRSRLHPGTRYLARGLNACSGTGNEVECEQLVWAPHKGGQIIPFSSYIWRRGTIPIWWGAEIKNAVSVEAEIYVADDPYNGTLQYYQRLGRRYGNKSSDEVSATRQKKPGMVPIVCVNLLRYAEGKPETILVEHFKESLKHLKSTGKLGNTWIQLINYDWHATVKSKGQQQTVEGLWRHLKAPTMAIGFSEGNYYSVKQQLKECKGSIIYNDDGGFCMESIQNGVVRFNCADSLDRTNAASYFGALQVFVEQCSRLGISLDIDAMFGLSASRYSEHNGRSARSLPPGWEERFDSVTGKSFYIDHNTRSTSWEHPCQEAPQKPWKRFDMTFEQFKSSTMLTPVNHLAEIFLLAGDIHATLYTGSKAMHSEILNIFKEETGKFGKFSAAQNVKITLQRRFHNYMNDSSRQKQFEMFLGLRLYKHLPSIPIFPLKVLSRPSGCMLKPVPSITPMADGGSSLLSFKKKNLTWVCQQGADYVELFIYLGEPCQVSQLLLTVSHGVEDSSYPATVDVRVGSSIDALKLVLEGACIPQCSNGTNLLIPLTGRIDPEDLAVTGKSARPDVQESTYLPLLYDFEELEGEVNFLNRVVALSFHPSAMSRTPITLGEIEVLGVSLPWEDMLTNSKYIAQILELTHEKTYDLGLKDVANSSSPKSDVRGSERTCTGSSLSVQPGGSGNFVDFLTGDIVISNQSKVTANTSFGYEEGANFFDDEFDVNPFASTSQEPVAEVNSQVEDRGSTQFYLEYLELLSGNNKGKSLNFEQMMKLEIKRLYLDLSAAERDRALLSIGVIPATVDPNRSVDYSYLLKLSTFADRLALLGHAVFEDRANASIGLEKVSGHAIDFWNISENGESCSGGACEVCTVSSLKASATSGNASLFVECSQCERTACKACCAGKGAFLLLSNTYRDLKMYGGSQGGGYSALADSSVCKSCCSEVIKHALYVDYIRVLHSLRRKGRAEKAALRAVNQVCQLEPSRVADSSHSAQSCQEQLKQILDDEESLAEFPHASFLHMVETAGDSAPLFSLLAPLGSGAYRSYWKAPQGNTTVELPVVLSGLSDVSGVAIIVSSCGYSSSDCPIVEIWASNKIQRDDRTFIGKWDVQDMIVSSPQLCGRENSSSLDKAPRHIKLHFPNPIRCRIITIKMTLPPNGSRSTMFNEEFDLLSLDESSFIESKPKSAQNSFIHAKRIVVFGSSLPKEMGPDTSAGLMRMRSCLDGSPSLGRFRIPVEAERLTDNDLVLEQYLLPNSPGIAGFRLDSFSVIRPRVTHSPLPSESDMREFSLTRMEDRHVNLAILHIQVTVVQESGKLVVEEYRLPEVKANTPLYFDFLDLQQDCRCVIFRLLGDVTAFVDDIADIDGLNLRNLPLASGLSLSNKVKLYYYADTYEMGKIGSLSAV from the exons ATGCTGCGCACCAAGTCCGCCCGGGGGAGCACGTCGGCCGTTGTCGTCGTGTTAGACACAAATGAGGTGTACATTGTGGTTAGCTTGTCCACAGCAGGCGACACCCAGGTGATCTGCGTCGACCCAACCACAGGCGCCCTGCACTACCGGGGGAAGCGGGGGGAGGACCTCTTTGATTCCGAGGCAGCGGCTTTGAACCACATCACCAACGGATCGAGATTTCTATCCAAGAGCACCACGTATGCTAAAGCTGTGCTAGGGTATGCTGTGTTAGGAAGCTATGCTCTGCTTCTCGTCGCAACGCAGCTTAGTGCCACTGTCCCAGGCCTACCTGGAGGTGGCTGTATATATACCGTGGTGGAGAGCCAATGGATAAAGATCCAGCTGCAGAACCCTCAGGCCCAGGGGAACGGAGAGCTCAAGAATGTCAAGGAATTGGCTGATCTTGACATTGATGGCAAATACTACTTTTGTGAAACAAGGGATGTTACGAGGCCGTTTCCAAGTCGGATGACTCTTCGGGAACCAGATGAGGAATTCGTGTGGAATGGTTGGTTATCAAGGCCTTTCAAGGACATTGGTTTGCCAGGACACTGTGTCATTCTGTTGCAGGGTTTCGCCGAGTGCCGCAGTTTTGGAGGCACAGGCCAGCAAGGCGGGCTGGTTGCTCTCCTTGCACGCCGTAGCCGGTTACACCCTGGAACCCGCTACTTGGCTCGTGGCCTAAATGCATGTTCTGGCACCGGCAATGAAGTAGAGTGCGAGCAGCTTGTTTGGGCCCCTCACAAGGGTGGACAAATAATCCCTTTTAGCTCATACATCTGGCGCCGTGGAACTATACCCATATGGTGGGGCGCAGAAATAAAAAATGCTGTGTCAGTTGAAGCAGAAATTTATGTTGCTGATGATCCTTATAATGGGACTTTGCAGTACTACCAGCGCTTGGGTAGAAGATACGGTAATAAATCTTCTGATGAAGTCAGTGCGACGAGGCAGAAGAAACCTGGAATGGTTCCCATTGTGTGTGTCAACTTGCTAAGATATGCTGAAGGAAAACCTGAGACAATTCTAGTTGAGCATTTCAAAGAATCTCTCAAGCACCTCAAGTCTACTGGCAAGCTTGGAAACACCTGGATTCAGTTGATAAATTATGACTGGCATGCCACTGTGAAGTCAAAAGGGCAACAGCAGACAGTTGAGGGCCTCTGGAGACATCTTAAAGCACCGACAATGGCCATTGGCTTCAGTGAAGGTAATTACTATAGTGTAAAGCAGCAGCTTAAGGAATGCAAAGGATCGATTATCTACAATGATGATGGTGGGTTCTgcatggaatcaattcaaaatgggGTCGTACGCTTTAATTGTGCAGACTCGCTTGATCGCACCAATGCCGCTAGCTATTTTGGTGCACTTCAAGTTTTTGTTGAACAGTGTAGTCGACTTGGTATCTCCCTTGATATAGATGCAATGTTTGGATTGTCCGCCAGCAGATATTCTGAACATAACGGTCGGAGTGCTCGGTCTTTGCCCCCTGGATGGGAGGAACGCTTTGATTCTGTAACAGGTAAATCATTTTACATTGATCATAATACGCGTAGTACCTCGTGGGAGCATCCATGCCAGGAGGCTCCACAAAAGCCCTGGAAGAGATTTGATATGACATTTGAGCAGTTCAAGAGCTCAACAATGCTTACCCCAGTGAACCACCTTGCGGAGATTTTTCTTCTGGCTGGTGATATCCATGCCACGTTGTACACTGGCTCAAAAGCTATGCACAGCGAGATTCTGAACATATTCAAGGAGGAGACTGGAAAGTTTGGTAAATTCTCAGCTGCTCAGAATGTCAAGATTACACTGCAAAGAAGGTTCCACAATTATATGAATGATAGTTCTCGTCAAAAACAGTTTGAGATGTTTCTTGGATTGAGGCTATATAAGCATCTCCCATCCATCCCTATTTTTCCTCTCAAA GTGCTGTCAAGGCCATCTGGATGCATGCTGAAACCAGTCCCTAGTATCACTCCAATGGCTGATGGTGGCTCCAGTCTTCTCAGCTTCAAAAAGAAGAATCTTACTTGG GTATGCCAGCAAGGTGCAGACTATGTTGAGCTATTTATATACCTTGGAGAACCTTGTCAAGTTTCTCAGCTTCTTCTTACTGTCTCCCACGGTGTTGAGGATTCTTCGTATCCAGCTACTGTAGATGTTAGAGTTGGTTCCAGCATAGATGCCCTTAAGCTTGTTCTTGAG GGCGCTTGCATTCCACAGTGCTCAAATGGAACAAATTTGTTGATCCCTCTCACTGGAAGAATTGATCCAGAGGACTTGGCTGTTACAGGTAAAAGTGCTCGACCGGACGTTCAAGAGAGCACTTATCTTCCTTTGTTATACGACTTTGAAGAGCTGGAAGGAGAAGTCAACTTTTTAAATCGGGTGGTCGCATTATCTTTTCATCCGTCTGCCATGTCGAGAACACCCATCACGCTTGGTGAG ATTGAAGTACTTGGTGTTTCTCTTCCATGGGAGGATATGTTGACCAACAGTAAATATATTGCTCAAATTTTGGAGCTCACTCATGAAAAAACATACGATCTAGGTTTGAAGGATGTTGCAAATTCTTCCTCTCCTAAGAGTGATGTTCGTGGTAGTGAGAGAACTTGTACTGGAAGTTCGCTATCAGTTCAACCAGGTGgttctggaaacttcgtggaTTTTCTCACTGGTGATATTGTCATATCAAACCAATCAAAAGTCACTGCAAATACATCATTTGGCTACGAGGAAGGGGCAAACTTCTTTGACGATGAATTTGATGTTAACCCTTTTGCCAGTACATCACAAGAGCCTGTTGCTGAAGTGAATAGCCAGGTTGAAGATCGTGGCAGCACACAGTTTTATCTCGAGTATTTGGAATTACTTTCTGGAAATAATAAG GGGAAGAGCCTTAATTTTGAGCAGATGATGAAGCTTGAAATAAAACGTCTTTATCTTGATCTTTCTGCTGCTGAAAGGGACCGTGCATTGTTATCGATTGGCGTAATTCCTGCCACAGTAGATCCAAATCGTTCAGTTGATTACTCCTACCTGTTGAAGCTGTCCACCTTTGCTGATAGGCTAGCATTGCTGGGGCATGCTGTCTTCGAGGATCGTGCTAATGCTTCAATAGGGCTCGAAAAAGTCAGTGGCCATGCTATAGACTTCTGGAATATCAGTGAAAATGGTGAATCATGTTCTGGTGGGGCATGCGAAGTCTGTACTGTATCTTCGTTAAAAGCTTCAGCTACTAGTGgaaatgcatctctatttgtggaGTGCTCCCAGTGTGAAAGAACAGCTTGCAAGGCTTGCTGTGCTGGGAAAGGGGCTTTTCTTTTGCTTAGCAATACTTACAGAGATCTGAAGATGTATGGTGGGAGTCAAGGTGGTGGCTATTCAGCCCTCGCAGATAGTTCTGTGTGCAAATCATGCTGCAGTGAGGTGATCAAACATGCACTGTATGTGGATTATATCAGAGTTCTTCATAGTTTGCGAAGAAAAGGTCGTGCAGAGAAAGCAGCTCTGAGAGCGGTGAATCAGGTCTGCCAACTTGAGCCCAGTAGAGTAGCTGATTCATCACATAGTGCTCAATCTTGTCAGGAACAATTGAAGCAGATCCTCGATGATGAAGAATCTCTTGCAGAATTTCCACATGCAAGCTTTTTACATATG GTAGAAACTGCTGGTGACTCTGCACCACTGTTTTCATTACTGGCACCACTTGGCAGTGGAGCGTACAGGTCCTACTGGAAAGCTCCACAGGGCAACACAACTGTGGAGTTGCCGGTTGTTCTTAGCGGTTTATCAGATGTTTCTGGAGTTGCAATAATTGTCAGTTCCTGTGGTTACTCATCATCTGACTGCCCAATT GTGGAGATATGGGCTAGTAATAAAATACAGCGAGATGATCGCACATTCATAGGAAAATGGGATGTGCAAGACATGATAGTGTCATCTCCGCAGCTTTGTGGACGAGAAAATTCGAGTAGCTTGGATAAGGCACCAAGACACATTAAACTACACTTCCCAAATCCTATCCGCTGTCGCATAATTACAATAAAAATGACACTTCCCCCGAATGGTTCTCGCTCAACCATGTTTAATGAAGAATTTGATCTTCTTTCTTTGGATGAAAGCTCGTTTATTGAATCTAAGCCAAAAAGTGCACAGAATTCATTCATCCATGCAAAAAGGATTGTTGTTTTTGGTAGCTCTTTGCCAAAGGAGATGGGTCCTGACACATCTGCGGGATTAATGAGGATGAGAAGTTGTTTAGATGGATCACCATCGTTGGGCAGATTTAGG ATTCCAGTTGAGGCGGAGAGGTTGACAGACAATGATCTTGTTCTTGAGCAATATCTCTTACCCAATTCTCCTGGAATAGCTGGATTCCGCCTTGATTCATTCAGTGTTATAAGGCCTCGAGTAACCCATTCACCTTTGCCATCAGAGTcggatatgagagagttttcattgaCACGTATGGAAGATAGACATGTAAATCTTGCAATTCTTCATATACAAGTCACAGTTGTCCAG GAGTCTGGCAAGCTGGTTGTAGAGGAATACCGTCTACCAGAAGTTAAAGCAAACACACCACTATATTTTGATTTTCTGGATTTACAGCAGGATTGCCGTTGTGTTATCTTTAGATTACTTGGGGATGTCACCGCCTTTGTTGATGATATTGCTGACATTGATGGCTTAAACTTGCGAAATCTTCCTTTAGCTTCTGGATTATCTTTGTCAAATAAGGTCAAGCTGTATTACTACGCTGATACCTATGAGATGGGAAAGATCGGCAGTCTCTCAGCAGTATGA